A part of bacterium genomic DNA contains:
- a CDS encoding anaerobic ribonucleoside-triphosphate reductase activating protein, protein MIIGGFQKFSLIDYPGKISAIIFTRGCNFRCRYCHNPELVIPEKYAPKIPLFKIYDFLRRRQGKLDAVTITGGEPTLHPDLIKVMEKIKDMGFLIKLDTNGTHPEVLEKIITKKLADYLAMDIKAPLKNYAKIVGRYVATKKLKKSINLIMNSGVKYEFRTTVVKSLINQNDLEKIAQEIRGAENYYLQNFIPTKPLDPSLTKKHSFSYNELGILTKKLRKYIKNCYIR, encoded by the coding sequence GTGATTATCGGGGGGTTCCAAAAATTCTCTCTGATAGACTATCCTGGGAAAATAAGCGCGATTATTTTCACTCGAGGTTGTAATTTTCGCTGCCGCTATTGCCACAACCCTGAATTAGTTATTCCAGAAAAATATGCGCCAAAAATCCCCCTTTTTAAAATTTATGATTTTTTAAGAAGACGGCAGGGCAAACTTGACGCTGTAACTATCACCGGTGGCGAACCCACCCTTCATCCTGACTTAATAAAAGTAATGGAAAAAATTAAAGATATGGGCTTTTTGATTAAATTAGATACTAACGGAACCCATCCAGAAGTTCTTGAGAAAATTATTACCAAAAAATTAGCTGACTATTTAGCGATGGATATTAAAGCACCACTTAAAAATTATGCAAAAATTGTAGGCCGATATGTAGCAACTAAAAAACTAAAAAAGAGTATTAATTTAATAATGAACTCAGGTGTTAAATATGAGTTCAGGACAACGGTGGTAAAATCTCTTATTAACCAAAATGATTTAGAAAAAATCGCCCAAGAAATTAGAGGCGCAGAAAACTATTATTTACAAAACTTTATTCCAACCAAACCCCTTGATCCTAGTTTAACAAAAAAACATTCTTTTTCTTATAACGAGCTCGGAATATTGACTAAAAAATTGAGAAAGTATATTAAAAATTGTTATATTCGCTAA
- a CDS encoding DUF1559 domain-containing protein → MEMLNRKGFTLIELLVVIAIIAILAAILFPVFARAREKARQTSCLSNEKQLGLAFMMYAQDYDETLVPLANGGYGVARHEWYKIIEPYVKNDQVFVCPSTTKRTIAYGLSFNNIACDDTSAGGLGRGANLAAIEAPADALMFTEAERADGAQIYWVYSLKRYALGAVSGYPNNGIPNPGRHNGGNNVGFCDGHVKWVSTKTLLDRSWDGWQKQPAASLW, encoded by the coding sequence ATGGAAATGCTCAACAGAAAGGGATTTACGCTGATTGAACTGTTGGTAGTTATCGCGATTATCGCGATCTTGGCGGCGATCCTGTTCCCGGTTTTCGCTCGTGCCAGAGAGAAGGCGCGGCAGACCAGCTGTCTGTCAAACGAAAAGCAACTCGGATTGGCATTTATGATGTATGCACAGGATTATGACGAAACGCTTGTACCTCTGGCGAACGGGGGGTATGGCGTTGCGCGCCACGAATGGTACAAGATCATCGAGCCGTACGTGAAGAACGACCAGGTTTTTGTCTGCCCCAGTACAACGAAGAGAACCATTGCCTATGGTTTGAGCTTCAACAACATCGCCTGTGACGATACCTCTGCAGGCGGGCTTGGTCGTGGGGCGAATCTTGCGGCGATTGAGGCCCCTGCCGATGCGTTGATGTTCACTGAAGCGGAGCGAGCTGACGGCGCTCAAATTTATTGGGTCTACTCGCTCAAAAGGTATGCACTTGGGGCTGTCTCGGGATATCCGAATAATGGTATTCCGAATCCCGGTCGGCACAACGGAGGCAATAATGTTGGGTTCTGCGACGGACATGTTAAGTGGGTCTCCACAAAAACCTTGCTAGACCGTAGTTGGGACGGTTGGCAGAAGCAGCCCGCGGCTTCACTCTGGTGA
- the dut gene encoding dUTP diphosphatase, giving the protein MPKKVKIKLIDKSLPVPAYQTKGSVAFDIYARKTTVIKPKEIKLVPSNIILEVPKGYFLLIAARSSLPLKKGLMLPNGIGVIDQDFCGPKDEIHIELYNFSNKKVVISKGERIAQTILVKIAKPNLVQGKIKNRQSRGGFGSTGSAER; this is encoded by the coding sequence ATGCCAAAAAAAGTAAAAATCAAACTCATTGACAAATCTCTTCCCGTACCTGCTTACCAAACTAAAGGATCGGTTGCTTTTGATATTTATGCCAGAAAAACAACAGTTATTAAACCAAAAGAAATCAAGCTTGTACCTTCTAATATTATTTTAGAAGTGCCTAAAGGATACTTTCTTTTAATCGCTGCCCGTAGCTCTCTGCCTTTAAAAAAAGGATTAATGTTGCCCAATGGTATTGGTGTAATTGATCAAGATTTTTGCGGACCTAAAGATGAAATTCATATTGAACTTTATAACTTCAGCAATAAAAAAGTGGTGATCAGCAAAGGAGAACGAATTGCTCAAACCATCTTAGTAAAAATTGCCAAACCAAATCTTGTACAAGGAAAAATAAAGAACCGCCAAAGCAGAGGCGGTTTTGGCTCTACTGGCTCTGCTGAAAGATAA
- a CDS encoding coenzyme F420-0:L-glutamate ligase, with protein sequence MKEKSIVVIASKIVSLCEGSFIKKEEVRDKDSLVAVEADFYIPRPKNREHSVIITIKNGVLSATAGIDESNADGCYVLWPKDPYRSANKIREHLKSRYQVKNLGVIITDSKTIPSRCGTIGFALAYSGIKPLKKYIGQKDLFGRKMKATFANLVDALAAASVAVIGEGQEQTPIAIVEDFEGIEFCDQNPSKEEIDSFNIRLEDDLYYPFLSKAEWKKGGGGYRKGGKSKNF encoded by the coding sequence ATGAAAGAGAAATCAATTGTGGTTATTGCTTCAAAAATAGTTAGCTTATGCGAAGGTTCTTTTATTAAAAAGGAAGAAGTCAGAGATAAAGATAGTTTAGTAGCAGTTGAAGCAGATTTTTATATCCCCAGACCTAAAAACAGAGAACACTCTGTGATTATAACTATAAAAAACGGCGTTCTTTCTGCTACTGCTGGAATTGATGAGTCTAATGCTGATGGTTGTTATGTGCTTTGGCCTAAAGACCCATATAGATCGGCAAATAAAATTCGTGAGCACTTAAAAAGTAGATATCAAGTTAAAAATTTAGGGGTTATTATTACAGACAGCAAAACAATCCCATCTCGATGCGGCACAATTGGTTTTGCTCTTGCTTATAGCGGTATAAAACCGCTCAAAAAGTATATTGGCCAAAAAGATCTTTTTGGCCGCAAAATGAAGGCTACTTTTGCTAATTTAGTTGACGCTCTGGCTGCTGCTTCAGTAGCAGTTATAGGTGAAGGACAAGAGCAAACTCCGATTGCTATTGTAGAAGATTTTGAGGGTATAGAGTTTTGTGATCAGAATCCGAGCAAAGAGGAAATTGATAGTTTTAATATCAGGTTAGAAGATGATCTTTATTATCCTTTTTTGTCAAAAGCCGAATGGAAAAAAGGAGGTGGAGGCTACAGGAAAGGTGGTAAAAGCAAAAATTTTTAG
- a CDS encoding ribonuclease Z, translating to MNFRVSVLGAGTLVPTKKRNPSGFLVEVGRKKILLDAGFGIIRRLIDLGFNLQEIDLVFVSHFHTDHFADVFPLVHSRWVEDIYKNCSKHKKMIIVGPKGLRKRWRLWRKIFWVEPKEEYPVLFQEGKRKMSLGQSKISIFPVKHVRWFASVGIVIRYQGKKLVYTGDIGSKHSFKDLIKTCQDADLLITEASYEKPTPNHYTIKQVKKLAEKAKINKVLVVHTRPQHLERVRQVCKKEPAFIFAKEGARIKI from the coding sequence ATGAATTTTAGGGTTTCTGTTTTAGGTGCTGGTACTTTGGTGCCTACTAAAAAAAGAAATCCATCTGGTTTTCTTGTAGAGGTAGGCAGAAAAAAGATTCTTTTAGATGCTGGTTTTGGGATAATCCGCCGTTTAATAGATTTGGGTTTTAATCTTCAAGAAATTGATTTAGTATTTGTATCCCATTTTCATACTGACCATTTTGCTGATGTTTTTCCTCTGGTTCATTCCCGTTGGGTAGAAGATATTTATAAAAATTGTTCAAAGCATAAAAAAATGATAATAGTTGGGCCTAAAGGTTTAAGGAAGAGATGGAGGTTGTGGCGTAAGATTTTTTGGGTTGAGCCCAAAGAAGAGTATCCGGTGCTTTTTCAAGAAGGTAAAAGAAAAATGAGTTTAGGTCAAAGCAAAATAAGTATTTTCCCTGTAAAACATGTGCGGTGGTTTGCTTCAGTAGGCATTGTTATTAGGTATCAAGGCAAAAAATTGGTTTATACTGGAGACATTGGTTCAAAACACTCTTTTAAGGATTTGATAAAAACTTGTCAGGATGCAGATCTGCTTATAACTGAGGCTTCATATGAGAAACCTACGCCAAATCATTACACCATAAAACAGGTTAAAAAGCTTGCAGAAAAAGCAAAAATAAACAAGGTTTTAGTAGTTCATACTAGACCCCAGCATTTAGAGAGAGTGAGGCAGGTTTGTAAGAAAGAGCCAGCGTTTATTTTTGCTAAAGAGGGGGCAAGGATTAAAATTTAG